The segment AGACCctttattttcttctgatttcAAACGATCGCTTTtataacttaatttttaaatattcctACCAGCCTATAGTTGTTCAAGACTGAACGTAATATAGGCTAGGGAGAATATGATATATGTAGGGGGATATATATCCCCTATTGATTGATTAGATAATATCAACCAATAGGGAGATAGATCTCTCTATTGTTGTTTTGCTCAGCGATCTCATGCGGATAAATCGGATGTTACAACCATATTTACAAcaattaattacaaataataataatggaaAAATTAACAATACTGATTTGTTTATGATTCTATTTATTACACCATCATGTATATTATCTATTAATCTATTATCCATAATCCTAATCTTTTCACTTTAACCTAAtctaatttatttatgtaaaataACAATGTTGTTAATATTTTAGCCTAAAAACTAGGACATGCTTctattaaggccgtgattaagataacttgaaaacatcgaggttaaaagttgaatttagggtagccttctgtctctcaatccCTAGAGACCGTTGATTGTCAGAaaccttcaaatagcacttattcattggcggaaatagcaggttaattataccagcttgtcaatctggtctctagggcgatctgaaacgattctttctggcagaaaacttgcaaaaatttcaggtagcagaaaatattctatgggactgttggaaaacaggaaaattcatCGAAAAATGGTTTCAATCATCTTACAGGCTATTGTCTTCCgttcatgatagtaccgattttgttctaaaagcaatatccttcatagagtacactcgTGAAAAAGAGCtatacattttctaagatttctaagcaattagaggaaatagagcaaaatcctggcaaacattttgtagcatcttcaagaagctacggcctgatattaaaagtggTGTCTTCaaccaatgaatacttgagtactttctaaaaataaactttcaatttcaacatgggattttcgagttccatcagttcacttaatcacggccttaaccGGGCAGCAAATGTCTCCGATGAGAAAATCTCGTCAGTTTCAAAGAGTATGGACTACAtgtaagagtggaaactggtgcTAGTATCGAACATAAACACAATCAGACGTTGGGCATTTCTTgacatatttcaattttttcagttgtttttttcttcttagtaacCGGACAATTATGTCGGACCGGATTTAGTAACCGGTAATTCTTAGTAACCGGACAATTATAGATCGGATAATTATGCCTACAGTAATTTTGACAGCTACTCTAATTGctataattttgctttattcttACTTTGAAGAAATgtcaaacgctagatggcattTGTGCTTTTTCGGTCAACACTAGCACCATTTTCTACTCTGATAAGTTTTTCGTACTCTTTTGTCAGGTTTTTTTCGTATCTCCGAGGCTATAAAAATATAACTCCAAAcgactttttgtttattttgatcaAAAACGAATGGGATACGAATCTTCAGCagatttgttttaagtttgcaACATGATTAAAGCAGAaaattattctgaaaaaaagcaCACGAGAAAAATATgtaaacaagtgttttttatgCCTGTTATCTGATAGGCTCTTTCGCTAATTTTGTGCATcgatatatattaatataaccTATATTAATATAACCTCCGTTAATATATAGGCTTATCCACATAATTTTGAGGTAAACCCATGATTTTTATGTAACTATATAGAATTATAAACCATGATTACTTGGCAATTGTATGGCTAATAACTATATATAATTGAAATAGCTTATCTTATCATATGTATGATACATTTTTACCTTTCCACTGCAGTCATTAACCAAACAGTATGACCGGCAGTCATTCAATGACCATTGTATGGCCTGCAGGCTATTAAAATGGCCTGTAGTCATTaatcaaacagtaaaaaatgtttaaattgcTTATCTTATATTATCACAGATGTATAAAAATAGATTAATCATTTCATATAGTATTATTAATTGCTTGGCTTGTAGGTGGGGTAATTGGATTTGTATTCAGGGTATTTAGCTTCACCAGTGTACTGAACATCAGCAACATAGCCAGTGTAAGCATCAACATTATAGGTCACAGTTTGAACTCGTCCGTCAGGGAGAAGAACTCTGTATGAGCCATAGGTCTTTCCTGTGGCATCGGTGTCTTGCTGGTGAGCATAGTCGTTGTAGGAGGGGTCGTCCTTGACTGCCCATGCGAAATTGTAGGGTCTTGGTTCGTATTTGTAGTCCTTGTTGTACGAGGAGCTTGGGTATTTGTCTTGTGCTGCGACAACAGCCACAATAGCAGCAAGAATTAtgatcttaaagaaaaaataaaagatattaacTATTTGTTGTAGATTTGTCTATTGAAGCTTTTTTTCTGGTATTAACGGTGATTTCTCAAATGTATGATTTCTTGACGGACTGTGTCATAAAAAGATCATTGACATAACCTGCGATTTCTATTTACTCTGCAATTTTTTTCGATAtgatttcagtttctttttttttttaatattctcagAGTAAATGATCACTTATTTTCTAGTAAGATTCATATTCTCGTGAATGTGTtacccagaatttttttttcatttgaagatTCAATTACAATACAATCCTACAGTGGCGCACTCAGAAAATGCTTATCGGGAGGGGTGCTTACCATGGGTCCCTGTTCCAACCAACGGAAAACTTTAACACTTCCTTAGAAAAAACGGTATTTTAAGGCATTACTTTAAGTTTGTTTTAGCTCTTTGAATAAAGTTTTGAGTATGGACTAAGAAAGGAATAATAAAACCGAGAAGATTATATAAGATT is part of the Artemia franciscana chromosome 1, ASM3288406v1, whole genome shotgun sequence genome and harbors:
- the LOC136024937 gene encoding cuticle protein 19-like is translated as MKIIILAAIVAVVAAQDKYPSSSYNKDYKYEPRPYNFAWAVKDDPSYNDYAHQQDTDATGKTYGSYRVLLPDGRVQTVTYNVDAYTGYVADVQYTGEAKYPEYKSNYPTYKPSN